A portion of the Rhodococcus pseudokoreensis genome contains these proteins:
- a CDS encoding PPOX class F420-dependent oxidoreductase encodes MSFTEQELDYLASQRIGRLATVQLGGTLQVSPVGFHYNPHTSTIDIQGYNMAASRKFRNVADNGRVAFVVDDVPSVDPWRVRCVEIRGRAEALDADAAQANGLGGPTIRIRPERIISFGLGATDQDVHQLVSNARDV; translated from the coding sequence ATGTCCTTCACCGAGCAAGAACTCGACTACCTGGCCTCACAGCGCATCGGCAGGCTCGCCACCGTGCAACTGGGCGGAACCTTGCAGGTCAGTCCCGTCGGCTTCCACTACAACCCCCACACGTCCACGATCGACATCCAGGGCTACAACATGGCGGCGAGCCGTAAGTTCCGCAACGTCGCCGACAACGGGAGGGTGGCGTTCGTCGTGGACGACGTGCCGTCCGTCGACCCGTGGCGGGTCCGCTGCGTCGAAATCCGCGGTCGCGCCGAGGCCCTCGACGCCGACGCCGCTCAGGCGAACGGCCTCGGTGGCCCGACCATCCGCATCCGCCCCGAGCGCATCATCAGCTTCGGGCTCGGCGCCACCGACCAGGACGTCCACCAGCTCGTCTCGAACGCACGCGACGTGTAG